TTTGTTTAGAATGAcagttttatttatctgtggCTAACAGTGTTGTCCATATTCTCCTGAATAGAGTTGGGCTCAACcggtattcatttttatattttcattcggTATGGTATCTATTTTAAATACTTTGCCTCTTTTTTATCGTTCCAAAtcataacatattattatgttaatgtAAGATCATCAATCTTATTCGTCTTTTTTATTCCTGGGTATCGAACACGGAAAAAATAACAACCTATTATAATATCCGTAGATATGGGCATCTCTTTAGTTGTCAAAATTTCGCGTCAAGCGTTAACGCGTGCCACGGATTTTATGCgaaaaaatagatttattttgcgTTTATGACAATACGAAGTGAGCTTAATTAGTAGTGTTTAATGATATTAGTGAAATAACAATGGTTCGGAGCGGGTGAGTGTTGTGTTTCGTAAATTGTTGTATCAAAATGTTAATGGTTGTGTTGTGTGCTAATTTGATACAACTGTTTACAGGCGTGATCGCGATAGAGACCGCGATCGTAGGCGGTCCCACAGTCGATCGGCGACACCTGATCGTAAAAGAAGGAGATCCAGGTCCAGGTCTAGAGACAGGGCATCAAAGTCGACGAAGAGGAAGCGTAGTCGCAGCAGGGAGAGGGAATCGAAGAGAGAACGCAGCAGAGATCGAAGCAGGGAACGAGATCGAGATAGGGAACGTGAGAGAGATAGGGATCGAGACAGGGATAGGGATAGAAAgaggtaaataaacaaaagagtaTCATTGCTTAATCATAGCACCCACTAAAGcatgcaatttatttattctttaccATAAAGCTTATTATGCTGTGTAAACAGTGAAAACCTTTAACCCATTGCCCCAAACCAAAACCCCAAACCGCAAACCCATTTGCCTATTAACTTACCACTATATAGATCCTACAAAACTCTGACCCATACtcttaataattaaacattaaaccCTGACTCTTCTTACTTTTTCCAGTGATAAGAGAGATGACAAGAGGAATGGCTCTGGTAAGTCATCCAGGAAGAAAAGTCCAGACAAGGAGAAAGAAAGATCTAAGTCTAAAGAGAAGACTATCAAGTCTGATTCAGAATATGATCCGGGAACTGTTGATAAGGTTTGTAGTTGTCCATTTCAGTAATATTCTACTCTTCCAGAGTACTAATCCATAAGCATTTACCTGTTTTTAATAGGAAAttgtctttaatttattttataattgaaaacCTTGTGTGTAATATTTTCCATATTAGTTATGTAGTAGTTCAACATAATCCTTGACTGGTTTAAGGCTTCCCACTAAGTTGTAGCTACCCACATAGTATGCTACCCACATAATATGGCATTGAATGTCCATAATTACATGTAAAACTGTAATTTAATTTGACGCAGCTTAGAATGGACTGAAAAATCCTTCAATCTACAAATTgtaacagcctttttttatcgtcccactgctgggcacaggcgtcctctcacacggagaaggattgagcattaatgaCCAcccttgctcaatgcgggttggtaatttcagacaatatagtccaggtttccttgacatgttttccttcacctttttatcagccattggtgtccaagatatacttagaaagtatatacaaacttagaaaagttgcattggtacttgcctgacctggaatcgaacccacaccctcatactcgagaggttggttctttacccaatAGGCCATCACGATTTGTGTCTACAAATTGTGTGTGGTTAATCTCATCTATGCTattgttataaagctgaagagttgatTTGCTTGAACACattaatctcagaaactactgttCCAATTTGTAAAATTACTTGTGTGCTAGCATAAGTGATAGCCCATTTATACTAGAACTCATATGTTTATGTGTTTGAgtggagtagttcccacagTGTGTAGGTGGCCACACCTAGTTAGTTCAATACTAGCAGGTTCAAACATTTCTTTACATCTACATATTTTGTCAACAAGTCATACTTCTAACACATTTTTGCAACTCTTAGGAAGAAGAACAAAGTCGTTTGGAAGCAGAAATGCAGAAGCGTAGAGATCGCATCGAGCGTTGGCGCGCGGAACGTAAGCGCAAAGAGCTGGAGTCTGCTAAGAAGGAAGTGCAGAAAGGCAGTATTGTTAACAATATACAGGTGCCAGCCAGCAAGAAGTGGTCCCTTGAAGATGACTCGGGCGATGAAGGTagcatttgttttatatattctgATCTGCTGAATAATAGGTACTTGAATAGCTTAAAATGAGTCATTTGCAATTTTGAGGATCTACTTATCTGATATTTtggcaaaacaaaaataaacataccaGCTGCATTTAAAAGAAAGTCTCATTTTGTGTCTGCTTTTCTCTTTCAAACTCACTTCTTAGAACCAAGCAACTCTTGTGATGTTTTATTATagcagttaaaataataaattgagttttgttaaataaaaaattctttGTATACAGCAGAATatatcctctgagcctttttcccaactatgttggggttggcttccaatctaaccagatgtagctgagtaccagtgctttacaaggagcgactgccctacctgaccccctcaacccagtgacccgggcaacccaataccccttggttagactggtgtcagattgtATACAACAGAATATGtaacacaaaataatatgattgAACTTCTTGTATATTTGTTCAGGCGAAGAGGGTGGAGGTGGTGGTAGTGCTAATAGTGAACCCAAAGAGAAGCCCGTAGTAGAAGAGAAGAAGGTGGAACAAGAAGAAGATGAAATAGATCCACTTGACGCTTACATGCAAGAAGTACAACAGGTTAGTCAACATTCCcatgtaaaagtaaataaaatgtttatttagtcAACATATTGAAAGGAGATCTCACTTTTCTTAATAATAGATGTTTAGAAATACTCAGTAATAGGTTTTTGTTGAAAGGGTTATATAAAATTCACTATCTGTCACGAAAACgattgattgtttgtttataaaaaaaaaatcgtaagtcACTGTTGATCCTATATAATCTTACAGCCAAAGACAGGAGCGATGTTGCATAATTGTAATTCTGCTATGAAAGTAATCTAATTGctgtaatttcaataaattaaatgaatttttGTTTGCAGGAAGTACGTAAAGTGAACCAGATGGACCAAGCTAGAGGTATCATCAATGTGCCCACAACAACCGGTGGCACTGTTGTAGTGCTCACTGGAACAGCCAAGAAAAAAGTCACTGAACAGAAGAACAAAGGTAAGGTTCACAATACTCAATGGTAGTCAACAACTAAATTCCGAGCATAATTACGCGCACGTGACTCATTTTTAACACGCCGATTATATACCTCCCGCACCTACATTATCTACATATACATTCTTTTCCTACTGAATAGGTTTTCCTATACAATATCCAATTATGTATAATCTAGATATATGTAACCCATTTGAACATTACCCAATTTTGCTCTCAACTCTAAATTGTCAAGTCAATCTTCCTATTTACTATATAAAACCTATTTCTTGTCTTTATTACCAGGTGAACTGATAGAACAGAATCAGGATGGTCTAGAATATTCGTCAGAAGAAGAGACGGAAGACATTAAGGACGCTGCTGCGAACCTCGCTTCGAAGCAAAGGAAGGATTTAGCTAAAGTAGACCATGCTAGCTTGGACTATATGCCTTATAGGAAGGCTTTTTATACTGAGGTAtggtttatttttcttagtttGTGTGTTAGACAACATGGTGCCTCATATGCCCACCATTTTTACAGAGAGGTTTAAAATTCTAATggattttttaatatacctattcaAGGTCAATAAGCCAAAATTGATTTTAACTGATGTCCCAAAAAaaaggaagttctcaattctgGGGTCTTGGGGAACATGAACATTGCaattgttataaattttataatgattaatttatattcttCATCAACCATTATGGTTACATTTATCtaatttttcatgttttattacctcttcttattttttcaaaatagtaacaaaaatggATTTGCACTAAAATGTTTGCGTTATTTTTCTCAGGTTAGTGAATTAGCGAGAATGACGCCTGAAGAAGTAGAAGCCTACAGGACGGAGCTAGAAGGCATAAGAGTGAAAGGGAAAGGTTGTCCTAAGCCCATCAAGTCCTGGGCCCACTGTGGTATTAGTAAGAAAGAGATGGACATACTAAGGAAGCTCAACTTTGAAAAGCCAACGCCTATTCAAGCTCAGGCTATCCCTGCTATTATGTCGGGAAGGTTTGTATAAAAAGTctccttttatatttattcttacaaaaagtctgacaaaaTTTGTTGACAGTAGCTAGATGTATTGGATTTTATAAATTGGATCTCAAAAAGACAAAGAAAATGGACAAAAACGGGTGGTATATCATCTTTCTGCGGTTTTGTCCGTTATAGCAATAGTAGCATATAGCTTTCCTCTATAAACAAGGTATCTAACCCTAAAAGAAGATTAAATTGAACCAGTAAAATAAACCAGTGAGAAGTGTTTGTTAAGAAGTACAGTAGGCAATCAAATCAATTCATTTTAGTTTTCTAATCACCACATTCATTactatttattcaattattcTTTTCAGGGACCTAATCGGCATAGCAAAAACGGGTTCAGGCAAGACCCTAGCATTTATTCTGCCAATGTTCCGTCACGTTTTGGATCAACCGCCTCTAGAAGACACGGACGGACCCATAGCACTCATTATGACACCCACTAGGGAACTTTGCATGCAGATCGGCAAAGATATCAAGAAGTTCGCCAAATCTCTGGGATTGAGGGTCGTCTGTGTTTACGGTGGCACTGGGATTTCTGAACAGGTATGTAGCATACATGATTcatactgcaataaaaaattaaaaaaaaaaaatatgtgtgtatgtaaAATACATAACGCAATATATAATAAGTAGTACATCATACAATACAGATATTTTGAATATATCTCTTAATATTTTTGCACTTGAAAATTGATAGTGTGACTGGACAACATTTTGGTTTTTAAATGCTGAGTCCGAAATGTTGTTACATTTTTCAACAGGGTATTTGACCGTAATAAAATAGCGTAAATATGCATAATTTTTAGATGATATGCAATTTTGGCTGATATGCCATCAATATTGTTCTACTTGTTCATAGATTGCGGAATTGAAACGTGGTGCAGAAATGATAGTTTGCACGCCGGGTCGTATGATAGACATGTTGGCTGCCAACTCGGGCCGTGTCACCAACTTAAGAAGAGTTACCTACATAGTGTTGGACGAGGCTGACAGAATGTTCGATATGGGCTTTGAGCCACAGGTAAGAATAAAGGAGAAGGAAAAGGAGTTTGGATGACATTTCTTACTAAAATATTACTCACCAATTTTAAGTACTTTGGATGTTAGAGCATGTCAAAGGTTTCTATCGATATGAGCTTTCAAGACAATATACCCCCCTAATAATATTGAATCAGATATTATTTATAAGGTTTTTTGAAGGGTACACATAAAGTAGTACAACATTTCGTATTACGACGAATGAtgaattgtcagtactttacaaaccagagcttatttaaaatgaaGCTATCAATAGTTTTTAAGTTAGTGAATCGCTTCTCTAGTAATCAGTTATACTTGattctttatataatttattatgtactcaggttatgtactccctttatgtactccccttatatacaccCATTATGTACACCCCTTATGAACTTCTTGAtgaactccccttatgtacttccttatgtaatcaccttatgtacttcccttatgtactccctttatgtactccccttatgtacttccttatatacttccatgtgtaatccccttatgtactacccttatgtactccctttatgtacttgCTTATGTACACCTGTTCTGAACTTAccttatgaactttcttatgtacagCGTATATTACTTACACAGAGGTACTCACAACAGTTTATTAAATGACTGAATTTGTCCATTAGTTGTATGAATGTATCAATGTAgactttattttacttgtgCACTAGCTTCTCTATCCTATGTCCGTGTCCCGATACTAAGTTGCCTCTAATTTGCCACTAATTTGCCGCCAAATCTTGTTACCCATTCTTGAAAaatagtgtaact
This genomic interval from Helicoverpa zea isolate HzStark_Cry1AcR chromosome 18, ilHelZeax1.1, whole genome shotgun sequence contains the following:
- the LOC124638831 gene encoding probable ATP-dependent RNA helicase DDX46 encodes the protein MVRSGRDRDRDRDRRRSHSRSATPDRKRRRSRSRSRDRASKSTKRKRSRSRERESKRERSRDRSRERDRDRERERDRDRDRDRDRKSDKRDDKRNGSGKSSRKKSPDKEKERSKSKEKTIKSDSEYDPGTVDKEEEQSRLEAEMQKRRDRIERWRAERKRKELESAKKEVQKGSIVNNIQVPASKKWSLEDDSGDEGEEGGGGGSANSEPKEKPVVEEKKVEQEEDEIDPLDAYMQEVQQEVRKVNQMDQARGIINVPTTTGGTVVVLTGTAKKKVTEQKNKGELIEQNQDGLEYSSEEETEDIKDAAANLASKQRKDLAKVDHASLDYMPYRKAFYTEVSELARMTPEEVEAYRTELEGIRVKGKGCPKPIKSWAHCGISKKEMDILRKLNFEKPTPIQAQAIPAIMSGRDLIGIAKTGSGKTLAFILPMFRHVLDQPPLEDTDGPIALIMTPTRELCMQIGKDIKKFAKSLGLRVVCVYGGTGISEQIAELKRGAEMIVCTPGRMIDMLAANSGRVTNLRRVTYIVLDEADRMFDMGFEPQVMKIIDNVRPDRQTVMFSATFPRQMEALARRILQKPIEVQVGGRSVVCKDVEQHVAILEEDAKFFKLLELLGLYSQLGSIIVFVDKQENADSLLKDLMKASYSCMSLHGGIDQFDRDSTIVDFKSGKVKLLVATSVAARGLDVKQLVLVVNYDCPNHYEDYVHRCGRTGRAGNKGYAWTFLTPEQGRYAGDVLRAFELAGAAPPPELRALWDRYKDAQEKDGKKVHTGGGFSGKGFKFDESEAQAATEKKKYQKAALGLQDSDDEDVEGDLDQQIEVMLAAKKIVKEIKPGIAAGMPAGAGAAGAGADGKLELARRLASRINIAKGLGAEHKGATQQAAEAILKGAPSAHTLITAKTVAEQLAAKLNTRLNYQPRDESASEPAEEVFRKYETELEINDFPQQARWRVTSKEALALISEYSEAGITVRGTYVPPGKTPPEGERKLYLAIESSQELAVAKAKSEITRLIKEELLKLQTSAHHMINKARYKVL